In Vibrio syngnathi, the following proteins share a genomic window:
- a CDS encoding MarR family winged helix-turn-helix transcriptional regulator, producing the protein MDAIDRVVEQWAKEKPELETEPMAMMGRIMRIAKYMETQVAELHKNYDMKLGEFDVLATLRRSGKPYQLTPSELIGSMMLTSGAMTNRLDKLEAKGLISREHSKEDRRSVSVQLTKDGLILIDQMMTEHVEMQKKLVKSLSASQKKSTNQLLKAWLSAYE; encoded by the coding sequence ATGGATGCTATCGACCGCGTAGTAGAGCAATGGGCAAAGGAAAAGCCTGAGTTAGAAACTGAGCCAATGGCAATGATGGGCCGGATTATGCGTATTGCCAAGTATATGGAGACGCAAGTTGCCGAGCTTCATAAAAATTACGACATGAAACTTGGTGAGTTTGATGTGTTGGCAACGTTGCGACGTTCTGGGAAGCCTTATCAACTGACGCCATCAGAACTGATCGGATCGATGATGCTGACATCAGGCGCAATGACCAATCGCCTTGATAAACTAGAAGCTAAAGGGTTGATCAGCCGTGAGCACAGCAAAGAAGACAGACGCAGCGTGAGTGTTCAGCTAACCAAAGATGGTCTTATTCTGATCGACCAAATGATGACTGAACATGTCGAAATGCAGAAAAAACTGGTTAAGTCATTGTCTGCGAGCCAGAAGAAGAGCACTAACCAACTTCTGAAAGCATGGTTGAGTGCTTACGAATAA
- a CDS encoding DMT family transporter has translation MNILLAMIPAFFWGTTYAVTQFTLQEWPPLLLGALRALPAGLLLLVVKPTLPQKGEWQIIFTLGLINIATFFSLIFVMALTLPSAISGVGMISVPVFAMIFHWVVKEQRPQLIQALSGIGLITLAWILFNPSQIALSSIGLGAMFAAIMCIVIGSSITKSLGNRMHWWKVLTWQLILGGTILSVASGVHALIDPQPYVNAVTHFDTRNAIGLVWVIILNTALGYGMYVWLLQRMSVVDFTFGGIANPIAGIVTGMMLMGESFTPLQYSLMTGMIVMSLLPQLILAVRQSKQVKPVT, from the coding sequence ATGAACATATTATTAGCAATGATCCCCGCGTTCTTTTGGGGAACAACCTATGCAGTGACGCAATTTACGCTACAGGAATGGCCCCCCTTATTATTGGGTGCTTTGCGTGCGTTGCCTGCTGGTTTGTTATTGCTAGTAGTAAAACCTACACTGCCTCAAAAAGGCGAATGGCAGATCATTTTCACATTGGGTCTTATCAATATTGCGACCTTCTTTAGCTTAATCTTCGTGATGGCGTTGACGTTGCCTTCTGCAATCTCCGGTGTAGGTATGATCTCTGTGCCAGTGTTTGCGATGATCTTCCATTGGGTAGTAAAGGAACAGCGTCCGCAATTGATTCAAGCCTTGTCTGGTATTGGATTAATCACATTGGCGTGGATACTGTTTAATCCGAGTCAGATCGCTTTAAGCTCAATAGGTTTAGGCGCCATGTTCGCTGCAATCATGTGTATCGTTATCGGCAGTAGCATTACCAAGTCACTGGGTAATCGCATGCACTGGTGGAAGGTATTAACGTGGCAACTGATTCTAGGCGGTACGATTTTATCTGTCGCGTCTGGCGTTCATGCGCTCATCGACCCACAGCCTTATGTTAACGCTGTGACTCATTTCGATACTCGTAACGCAATAGGACTTGTTTGGGTGATTATCCTGAACACTGCCCTGGGTTACGGCATGTATGTGTGGCTACTACAACGTATGTCAGTGGTGGATTTCACCTTCGGTGGCATCGCTAACCCAATTGCGGGAATTGTGACGGGTATGATGTTGATGGGTGAATCCTTTACCCCACTCCAGTACTCGCTAATGACAGGCATGATAGTGATGTCACTGCTACCGCAACTTATCCTTGCGGTAAGACAGTCCAAACAAGTTAAGCCTGTTACGTAG
- a CDS encoding DMT family transporter, with translation MNSKSLTILLFVSVCLIWGTTWFAMEVALHSIPPIFATALRFLLAAPLLAVLAKVFNQPLLFPKGKRQWLLIVALMYFAIPFTLMIYGEQYISSGLASIIFANMPVAVMLMSGLFLGLRLAKHQVFGLATAVVSLCLILGNEMQMGGDDYLVGTVCLGLAVAIHAVMYVLVQKHCKGIEVLTYNAVPSLIASLFLFAVSAVGESVNVASFTWDSISAVVYLGFVASVGGIVAYFKLGQVSTPFQASICFLIFPVVALLISCYINGEVLSEQSLVMMIPLLCGILLTKAPKGFFKLRGGLKTVRS, from the coding sequence ATGAATTCGAAGTCGCTAACTATCTTGCTTTTTGTCTCTGTTTGCTTAATTTGGGGAACCACTTGGTTCGCTATGGAAGTGGCATTGCATTCTATCCCACCTATTTTTGCCACTGCATTGCGTTTTCTATTAGCCGCACCTTTGCTTGCGGTATTGGCCAAAGTGTTCAACCAACCTTTGCTTTTCCCTAAAGGTAAACGCCAATGGCTGCTTATTGTAGCGCTGATGTACTTTGCGATTCCGTTCACTTTGATGATCTATGGTGAGCAATACATCTCTTCAGGTTTAGCGTCGATCATCTTCGCGAACATGCCGGTCGCAGTGATGCTGATGTCAGGCTTATTCCTAGGTCTACGACTGGCAAAGCACCAAGTATTTGGTTTAGCTACCGCGGTTGTGAGCCTATGTTTAATCCTCGGTAATGAAATGCAGATGGGTGGCGATGACTACCTAGTTGGTACAGTTTGCCTAGGCCTTGCTGTTGCCATTCACGCTGTTATGTATGTGTTAGTTCAAAAGCACTGTAAAGGCATCGAAGTACTGACGTACAACGCTGTCCCAAGTCTGATTGCTTCTCTATTCTTATTCGCCGTTTCAGCAGTGGGTGAAAGCGTGAATGTTGCATCTTTCACTTGGGATTCTATATCAGCCGTGGTTTACCTAGGCTTTGTAGCGAGTGTTGGCGGCATTGTGGCTTACTTTAAACTCGGGCAGGTTTCGACACCATTCCAAGCGTCTATCTGCTTCCTGATTTTCCCTGTGGTTGCGCTACTGATCTCTTGTTACATCAATGGCGAAGTACTGTCTGAACAGTCACTGGTGATGATGATTCCTCTGCTTTGTGGCATCTTGTTGACTAAGGCACCAAAAGGATTCTTCAAGTTGCGTGGTGGATTGAAAACTGTAAGAAGCTAA
- a CDS encoding MFS transporter — translation MFDKTASWKTPQNFLLLISIVVPIAFSSWMALLNNFVIEKANFDGADIGLLQSVREIPGFLAFTVVFVLAFIREQRFMLISLAMLTVGTAITGLFPSLTGLLLTTILMSTGFHYFETLKQSLSLQWLSKEEAPEMLGKMISVGALASLITYGSIWVMLEQFKLDFAWVYGITGGIGFVLVLVMTFGFPEFQTKTQQNKKLVLRKRYWIYYALTFMSGARRQIFTVFAGFLMVEKFGYSAADITLLFLVNYLFNFLFAKRIGRFIGVVGERKALIFEYVGLIGVFVGYALVQSAEWAAALYVVDHLFFALALAIKTYFQKIADPADMASTAGVSFTINHIAAVVIPVAFGVIWLSSPATVFYIGAVMAAVSLALSLNIPKKPEEGNEVRMFSWR, via the coding sequence ATGTTCGATAAAACCGCGAGCTGGAAAACGCCGCAAAACTTCTTATTACTGATTTCAATTGTTGTCCCTATCGCGTTTTCGAGCTGGATGGCGCTGCTTAATAACTTCGTGATTGAGAAAGCGAATTTTGATGGTGCGGATATTGGTTTATTGCAAAGTGTTCGTGAGATCCCTGGCTTTTTGGCCTTTACCGTGGTGTTTGTGTTGGCGTTCATTCGCGAGCAACGCTTCATGTTGATATCGCTAGCGATGCTCACAGTCGGTACGGCGATTACCGGTTTGTTTCCTTCACTCACTGGCCTACTGCTGACCACCATTTTGATGTCGACGGGTTTTCACTATTTTGAAACGCTCAAGCAGTCTTTGTCACTCCAATGGCTGAGTAAAGAAGAAGCGCCAGAGATGCTAGGTAAAATGATTTCAGTAGGCGCACTGGCATCGTTAATCACTTACGGGTCAATCTGGGTGATGCTAGAACAGTTTAAGCTCGATTTTGCATGGGTTTATGGCATCACCGGTGGCATCGGGTTTGTGCTGGTTTTGGTGATGACCTTTGGGTTTCCTGAGTTTCAGACCAAGACTCAACAAAATAAGAAGTTGGTGCTGAGAAAGCGTTACTGGATCTACTATGCTTTAACGTTTATGAGTGGCGCAAGACGACAAATCTTTACCGTATTTGCAGGCTTCTTGATGGTAGAGAAGTTTGGTTACTCGGCTGCTGATATAACGCTACTGTTCTTAGTCAATTACTTGTTTAACTTCTTGTTCGCAAAACGTATTGGCCGATTTATCGGTGTGGTGGGCGAGCGTAAGGCGCTGATCTTCGAGTATGTCGGGTTGATTGGTGTGTTCGTTGGGTATGCTTTAGTCCAAAGCGCGGAATGGGCGGCAGCGCTGTATGTTGTTGACCATCTGTTCTTTGCACTCGCACTAGCGATCAAAACCTACTTCCAGAAAATTGCAGACCCGGCAGACATGGCATCGACCGCAGGTGTCTCTTTCACCATCAACCATATTGCCGCAGTCGTTATTCCAGTTGCGTTCGGTGTGATTTGGTTGTCGTCCCCTGCAACGGTTTTCTACATAGGTGCGGTGATGGCAGCGGTTTCTTTAGCGTTGTCTTTAAACATTCCTAAGAAGCCTGAAGAGGGCAATGAAGTGCGAATGTTTAGCTGGCGTTAA
- a CDS encoding phosphotransferase translates to MSQSISSNNRAQAIASSSQNQPELYQQELYQNELYQKIATSLGCHQGFDVQVIQSLWGGYGELVRLIFSKERRSSFNSVIVKHVALPDKAEHPKGWNTKLSHQRKVHSYQVETAWYQSFTQQWDERCPVPVGLQCELQEHEWLIVMQDLAEIGFPLTSQFDVLAAFDDLAIQDTQPELASGYTLEEQNQRDACLKWLANFHAKHINVDQEHSAALWQVGTYWHLDTRPDELNALADLPLKSQAQHIDNLLRACPYQTLVHGDAKLANFCFDLKSERAAAVDFQYVGRGCAMKDVALFMSSAVRPLDCAELEHDILEAYFRYLKEALTHYQPQLSSEDVEAAWRPMFYVAWADFQRFVKGWSLEHWKINPYTEQLTLRVLNQLDEQESVNVR, encoded by the coding sequence ATGTCTCAATCAATATCGTCAAACAATCGAGCTCAAGCGATAGCGAGTTCAAGTCAAAATCAGCCAGAGCTTTATCAACAAGAGCTTTATCAAAATGAGCTTTATCAAAAAATAGCGACCTCACTGGGTTGTCACCAAGGGTTTGATGTCCAGGTGATTCAAAGCCTATGGGGCGGGTATGGTGAATTAGTTCGTTTGATTTTTTCTAAAGAAAGGCGTTCTTCATTCAACAGCGTAATTGTTAAACATGTCGCATTGCCGGATAAAGCAGAACACCCAAAGGGTTGGAATACCAAACTTTCTCATCAACGAAAGGTGCACTCTTACCAAGTTGAGACCGCGTGGTATCAGTCGTTTACCCAACAGTGGGATGAGCGTTGCCCTGTACCTGTAGGGCTGCAATGTGAGTTACAAGAGCACGAGTGGCTGATTGTGATGCAAGACTTGGCCGAAATCGGTTTTCCGTTAACTTCTCAGTTTGATGTGCTTGCTGCTTTTGATGATTTAGCAATCCAAGATACTCAGCCTGAGCTGGCGTCTGGTTACACACTAGAAGAGCAAAACCAACGCGATGCTTGCCTTAAATGGCTCGCTAATTTTCACGCAAAGCACATCAATGTAGATCAAGAACATTCAGCTGCATTGTGGCAAGTCGGCACATATTGGCATTTAGACACTCGGCCTGACGAGTTAAACGCATTGGCTGATTTACCGCTTAAGAGCCAAGCGCAGCACATTGATAATCTATTGAGGGCGTGCCCATATCAAACCTTGGTACATGGTGACGCTAAGCTTGCCAACTTCTGCTTTGATTTAAAAAGCGAGCGCGCTGCTGCCGTTGATTTCCAATATGTGGGGCGTGGCTGTGCGATGAAAGACGTCGCCTTGTTCATGAGCAGCGCGGTTAGGCCGCTAGATTGCGCAGAGCTTGAACACGATATATTAGAGGCTTACTTTCGATACTTGAAAGAGGCTCTCACGCACTATCAACCACAACTTTCTTCCGAGGATGTTGAAGCCGCGTGGCGACCAATGTTTTACGTCGCGTGGGCCGATTTTCAACGTTTTGTTAAAGGTTGGAGTCTAGAGCATTGGAAGATCAACCCGTATACCGAGCAACTAACCTTACGAGTGCTTAACCAATTAGACGAACAGGAGTCCGTCAATGTTCGATAA
- a CDS encoding GNAT family N-acetyltransferase, which translates to MHATKWDQEANQITVELKPNQFAVVKYQKDGDVLHITSTRIPDELQGKGFGKVMMESVLPEIEQAGFKIVPICSYVIHYMNRQPQWAHLLSDKA; encoded by the coding sequence ATGCACGCAACAAAATGGGATCAAGAAGCGAACCAGATCACAGTTGAGCTAAAACCCAACCAGTTCGCGGTTGTTAAGTACCAAAAGGACGGAGATGTACTACATATCACATCGACACGTATTCCTGATGAGCTTCAGGGTAAGGGCTTCGGTAAGGTGATGATGGAGTCGGTATTGCCAGAAATTGAACAAGCAGGTTTTAAAATTGTACCGATTTGTAGCTATGTGATTCACTATATGAATAGGCAGCCACAGTGGGCACATCTTTTATCCGATAAAGCATAG
- a CDS encoding flagellar brake domain-containing protein, which produces MNAPLKKPLEHNQALQDPRNRTVSTLNSTDALAMIEHGSELTLNVSTPVGTKFLATTKFIGTHSDNCIVVEVPDVSNEDLSFYFQEGFWMTARAYSLRGEGALIHFKSQIHHRVGDPFPILVLSTPSSMQVTQLRKETRYEVNLASRIIFNDQRANCEIRDLSKSGCRFVTSPTSRAIQIADRVSIEVTPENYNGPLIPPLRGIICNLQKSTHYARYGVEFDEAGRSNAKHLLAKLKFDGTKLCLRNA; this is translated from the coding sequence ATGAACGCACCACTGAAGAAGCCTTTGGAGCATAATCAGGCACTTCAAGACCCTCGTAACCGTACCGTTTCTACGTTAAATAGCACTGATGCACTGGCCATGATTGAACACGGCAGTGAACTGACGTTAAATGTATCGACTCCGGTTGGCACCAAGTTTCTCGCCACCACAAAATTTATCGGTACGCACAGTGATAACTGCATTGTGGTAGAAGTTCCTGATGTATCTAACGAGGATCTGAGCTTTTATTTTCAAGAAGGTTTTTGGATGACAGCTCGTGCGTACTCTCTTCGTGGAGAAGGCGCTCTGATCCACTTTAAAAGCCAAATTCACCATAGGGTTGGGGATCCCTTCCCTATTCTTGTGCTCTCTACACCAAGCTCGATGCAAGTCACTCAACTGCGTAAAGAGACACGCTACGAGGTGAACTTAGCTTCCAGAATCATCTTCAACGATCAACGAGCAAACTGTGAGATTAGAGACTTATCGAAAAGTGGTTGTCGTTTTGTTACCTCACCGACTTCTCGTGCAATTCAAATTGCCGATCGAGTATCAATTGAAGTTACACCTGAGAACTACAATGGCCCACTTATACCGCCATTGAGGGGCATCATCTGTAATCTCCAAAAATCAACGCACTACGCTCGATACGGTGTCGAATTTGATGAAGCTGGCCGTTCTAACGCCAAACACTTGTTGGCGAAGCTGAAGTTCGATGGAACCAAGCTCTGCTTACGTAATGCTTAA
- a CDS encoding Lon protease family protein — translation MAMQRLNTEQLYKVAELDKLPCKSTKELAPIDEIVGQERAQKAVEFAMSIKEKGYNIYAIGRNGLGKRTMILRYLNRHTQEVQELFDWCYIANFEDIRTPKVLKLPRGVGSSLKQDIEKLMRKLLKAMPLAFDNEMYFSRADRLKNQLATKQQAALETISQEAKDKGINLTITTQGDYQFVAMNGDDLHTEESFDLLSPEEQDQFDKTIDGLEVGLRTISRELTELEETYTEKIQKLNDDTARDVITHFIKQLKQDYSQYPDIKKYLTALRKDIVDNADIFLEESTEQAEVATASLDKKMPRRYKVNVIVSQKEETLPIVVEENPNYHSLFGYVETATFKGTVFTDFSLIRAGSLHRANGGVLLMDAVKVLEQPYVWEGLKRALRSRQLSFTSLEKEVTLTGAVSLDPEPIPLDVKIILFGDYRTYQLLQHYDAEFGELFRVTADFEDEMKRTADSEMHYARFISSIVHDNNMLHCDRKAIARIIEHSSRQAGDQSKLSLHSAHIANLLRESNYVAKGAKSNLIRATHVDQALSNQQMRVGRLQDSVMETFTNGTTLIHVDGQAVGQVNALSVLSTTDHMFGAPNRITATTAYGDGEVIDIERNVDLGGSIHSKGVMILSAYLSSVFGKTAKVPLTTNITFEQSYGGVDGDSASMAEFCAVVSAFSKQPNRQDIAITGSMNQFGESQPIGGVNEKIEGFFDVCEIKGRSNEQGVIIPRSNVHNLMLRNDIVKAVEKGEFNIWAIDHVTEAIELFTGKAAGEASDEGSYPIDTIFGIAQAKLNALRK, via the coding sequence ATGGCGATGCAAAGACTCAATACAGAACAGCTGTATAAGGTAGCGGAACTCGATAAGCTACCATGTAAGTCGACCAAAGAACTGGCTCCAATTGACGAAATCGTCGGGCAAGAACGTGCACAAAAGGCCGTTGAGTTCGCGATGTCAATCAAGGAAAAGGGTTACAACATTTATGCGATAGGGCGAAATGGTTTGGGTAAGCGCACCATGATTTTGCGCTATTTAAACCGACACACTCAAGAGGTCCAAGAGCTTTTTGATTGGTGTTATATCGCGAACTTTGAAGATATTCGCACACCGAAGGTACTCAAGTTACCACGTGGCGTGGGCAGCAGCTTAAAGCAAGACATTGAAAAGCTGATGCGTAAATTGCTTAAAGCCATGCCGCTCGCATTCGACAATGAGATGTACTTTAGCCGTGCAGATAGGCTTAAAAACCAATTGGCCACGAAGCAACAAGCTGCGCTCGAAACAATTAGCCAAGAAGCGAAAGACAAGGGCATCAACCTGACGATCACGACTCAGGGGGATTACCAGTTTGTCGCAATGAATGGGGATGATCTTCATACCGAAGAGAGCTTCGATCTACTTTCGCCGGAAGAGCAAGACCAGTTCGATAAAACCATTGATGGATTGGAAGTGGGCCTACGAACCATTTCTCGCGAGCTGACCGAGCTTGAAGAGACGTATACCGAGAAAATTCAAAAGCTTAATGATGATACGGCGCGAGATGTGATCACGCACTTCATCAAGCAGTTGAAGCAAGACTACAGCCAATATCCAGATATCAAAAAGTACCTGACGGCACTGCGTAAAGACATTGTCGACAACGCAGATATTTTCTTGGAAGAGAGCACAGAGCAAGCAGAAGTTGCGACCGCCTCTTTGGATAAGAAAATGCCACGTCGTTACAAGGTTAACGTGATTGTGAGCCAGAAGGAGGAGACGCTGCCGATCGTGGTTGAAGAGAATCCGAATTATCACTCTCTGTTTGGCTATGTCGAGACGGCAACGTTTAAAGGCACTGTATTTACGGACTTCTCATTAATCCGTGCCGGTAGCTTACATAGAGCCAATGGCGGCGTATTGCTGATGGATGCCGTGAAAGTACTTGAACAACCTTATGTGTGGGAAGGCTTGAAGCGCGCGCTACGTTCGCGTCAATTGAGCTTCACGTCATTAGAAAAAGAGGTCACGTTAACGGGTGCGGTATCGCTTGATCCAGAGCCTATTCCATTGGATGTGAAGATCATTTTGTTTGGTGATTATCGAACTTACCAACTGCTGCAACACTACGATGCGGAGTTTGGTGAATTGTTCCGTGTGACGGCCGATTTTGAAGATGAGATGAAGCGTACTGCGGATTCTGAAATGCATTACGCACGCTTCATTTCAAGCATCGTGCACGACAACAACATGCTGCATTGTGACCGTAAAGCGATTGCTCGCATTATTGAGCACAGCTCTCGTCAGGCGGGTGACCAAAGTAAGTTGTCGCTACACTCGGCACACATTGCCAACCTACTTCGTGAGTCAAACTACGTGGCGAAAGGGGCGAAGTCGAACCTGATTCGTGCTACGCATGTCGACCAGGCGCTATCTAACCAACAGATGCGTGTCGGGCGACTGCAAGACAGCGTAATGGAAACCTTCACCAACGGTACAACACTGATTCATGTGGATGGTCAGGCGGTTGGACAGGTCAATGCGCTGTCTGTACTCAGTACGACTGATCATATGTTTGGCGCACCGAACCGGATCACGGCAACCACGGCTTATGGTGACGGTGAAGTGATTGATATCGAGAGAAACGTAGACCTAGGTGGCAGTATTCACTCGAAAGGGGTGATGATCTTATCGGCTTACCTTTCTTCGGTATTTGGTAAGACAGCGAAAGTACCGCTTACGACCAATATCACCTTCGAACAATCGTATGGTGGCGTTGATGGTGATAGCGCGAGTATGGCCGAGTTCTGTGCGGTGGTGTCTGCATTCTCTAAGCAGCCAAACCGTCAAGACATCGCGATTACCGGTTCGATGAACCAGTTCGGTGAGTCCCAGCCAATAGGTGGTGTGAACGAGAAAATTGAAGGCTTCTTTGATGTGTGCGAAATCAAAGGACGTTCAAATGAGCAAGGGGTGATCATCCCACGTTCAAATGTTCACAATTTGATGCTGCGTAATGACATCGTAAAAGCGGTTGAAAAGGGCGAGTTTAATATTTGGGCTATCGACCATGTGACCGAAGCGATTGAGCTGTTTACAGGCAAAGCCGCCGGTGAGGCGAGTGACGAGGGGAGCTATCCAATCGATACTATCTTCGGTATCGCTCAAGCTAAACTCAATGCGCTACGCAAATAG
- a CDS encoding ABC transporter ATP-binding protein: MSDRAILKVNNLSVKFITNDGIIDAVKKINFTLNSSETLAIVGESGSGKSVSSNALMRLLPDNAIIDAQSEIEFEGQSILKKTEREMQSIRGDRIGMIFQEPMTSLNPYLRVGTQVAEAIMCHRNVSKPQAKQRVLELFDLVHLPMPEQAYNKYPHEFSGGQLQRIMIAMALINEPDILIADEPTTALDVTVQAEVLSLIKEIQSKMGMAILFITHDLGVVKHFADRVLVMCKGELVEEGLTQELFENPKHDYTRMLINSIPKGAKVPVEASAPELLCADDIRVQFLVKSHFIKSKSQYFEAVKGISLTLKQGETLGIVGESGSGKSTLGRALIGLLPSTGRIVYKGQDVSLLTDKERHNLKKDVQMVFQDPYGSLSPRMTVGEIITEGLTVHQPHLSKKERLERARKALIEVRLEPNSINRYPHEFSGGQRQRIAIARALILEPSFILLDEPTSALDRSVQLTVIDLLKDIQAKHNIGFLFISHDLSVVKALSDRVLVMQKGEVMEEGSAEEIFNAPKNDYTKKLIAASFDLENKSKKNAA; encoded by the coding sequence ATGTCGGACCGGGCCATTCTTAAAGTTAATAATCTCTCCGTTAAATTCATAACCAATGATGGAATCATTGATGCGGTAAAAAAGATTAACTTTACTCTTAATTCTAGTGAAACCTTGGCCATTGTTGGCGAATCGGGTTCAGGTAAATCTGTCTCTTCCAACGCTTTGATGCGTTTGCTTCCTGACAACGCCATTATCGATGCTCAATCGGAAATCGAATTTGAAGGTCAGTCGATACTCAAAAAGACTGAACGAGAGATGCAGTCAATTCGTGGTGACAGGATCGGAATGATCTTTCAAGAACCAATGACCTCTCTCAACCCATACTTACGCGTGGGCACTCAAGTGGCGGAAGCCATTATGTGTCATCGTAATGTATCGAAACCTCAAGCGAAACAGCGTGTACTCGAACTTTTCGACCTTGTACACTTACCAATGCCAGAACAGGCATACAACAAATACCCACATGAGTTTTCAGGCGGTCAGTTGCAACGCATCATGATCGCAATGGCTCTGATCAACGAACCAGACATTCTGATTGCAGACGAACCGACTACGGCTTTAGATGTAACAGTTCAGGCTGAAGTGCTTTCTCTTATCAAAGAAATTCAAAGCAAGATGGGCATGGCGATTTTGTTCATTACCCATGATCTCGGTGTAGTGAAACACTTTGCCGACCGAGTACTCGTGATGTGTAAAGGGGAATTGGTCGAAGAAGGACTCACTCAAGAGCTATTCGAAAATCCTAAGCACGATTACACACGCATGCTGATCAACTCAATTCCGAAAGGCGCTAAGGTTCCTGTAGAAGCATCGGCGCCAGAGCTACTGTGTGCCGATGATATCCGTGTTCAATTCTTGGTGAAATCCCACTTCATTAAGAGTAAGAGTCAATATTTCGAAGCCGTAAAAGGCATCTCATTGACCCTGAAACAAGGCGAAACATTAGGTATTGTCGGTGAATCTGGCTCAGGTAAATCAACACTAGGACGCGCACTAATCGGCTTGCTGCCAAGTACAGGGCGTATTGTTTACAAAGGCCAAGACGTGAGTTTGTTAACCGACAAAGAACGTCACAATCTCAAGAAAGATGTACAGATGGTATTCCAAGACCCTTATGGTTCTTTATCACCACGTATGACCGTTGGGGAAATCATCACTGAAGGTTTAACGGTACATCAACCTCATCTATCCAAGAAAGAAAGATTAGAACGAGCTCGCAAAGCATTGATTGAGGTTCGCTTAGAACCCAATTCAATTAACCGCTATCCACATGAGTTCTCGGGCGGACAAAGACAACGTATTGCGATTGCTCGCGCGTTGATTCTTGAACCATCTTTCATTCTATTGGATGAACCGACTTCAGCACTCGATCGCTCTGTACAACTGACGGTGATTGACCTGCTAAAAGACATTCAAGCCAAGCACAATATCGGCTTCCTATTCATCAGCCACGACCTTTCGGTAGTCAAAGCCTTATCGGATCGTGTATTGGTGATGCAGAAAGGTGAAGTGATGGAAGAAGGGTCTGCAGAAGAGATTTTCAATGCACCGAAAAATGACTACACCAAGAAATTAATCGCAGCGTCATTCGACTTAGAAAATAAATCGAAAAAAAATGCCGCGTGA